A genomic region of Chaetodon auriga isolate fChaAug3 chromosome 11, fChaAug3.hap1, whole genome shotgun sequence contains the following coding sequences:
- the LOC143327781 gene encoding uncharacterized protein LOC143327781 isoform X2 — protein MGQLFSSEEELSQVKDAIGSLLYDAMLEGGAVPDLEVVHPRFLANHDESSDSQARLQEQLQQLQGDIGKRAPTYLKDLIGRLSTFSDEPRLAGLVGLVVTMVMDMAYTSSKQSAGVKEKSAGSSSCQRVWELQEVMEEYLKRCRINLNDKNKLIQDSVRLEAQLSLTLTQLKTCLLGGNCDSRSLRHWASGAAFNTQMLVHLAALEGKAEPLAARAALEQYKEDLTQIIPAYRRYKSHTVSVVKCRGGLLASCDPPSEASEEGSMTALTVTDRETGKSVTIPLSTMETETGKRRRVSGPDSTSAAVSSSINLDLITSDQYAQAYLDCLFSGKGPVAQLENYFIEAGDNLRALRTQPGRKTKSGMRGGTEQSDGVHLKDRAEGINAAQGVDVRKDEKQGKRGRREEAEEHEQRDESLKLSIVETQQDESLDHSLHSATST, from the exons ATGGGccagctgttctcatcagaaGAAGAGCTTTCTCAAGTCAAGGATGCGATTGGCTCTCTCCTCTACGATGCCATGCTGGAAGGCGGCGCCGTACCTGACCTCGAAGTCGTCCACCCTCGCTTCCTCGCCAATCACGATGAGAGCTCCGACTCCCAGGCCCGCCTCCAGGAGCAACTGCAACAG CTGCAGGGCGACATCGGGAAAAGGGCGCCCACCTACCTGAAGGATCTGATTGGCCGACTGTCGACCTTCTCGGATGAGCCCCGCCTGGCCGGCCTGGTGGGATTAGTGGTTACCATGGTGATGGATATGGCCTACACATCATCAAAACAGTCAGCAGGTGTGAAAGAGAAGTCAGCGGGGTCATCATCGTGCCAG AGGGTGtgggagctgcaggaggtgatggaggagtaCCTGAAGCGCTGCAGGATCAACCTGAACGACAAAAACAAGCTGATCCAGGACTCCGTCCGACTGGAGGCCCAGCTCAGCCTCACCCTCACTCAGCTGAAGACCTGTCTGCTCGGGGGAAACTGTGACTCCAG GTCTCTGAGGCACTGGGCCAGCGGAGCAGCGTTCAACACCCAGATGCTGGTTCACCTGGCCGCTCTTGAGGGGAAAGCTGAGCCCCTGGCTGCAAGGGCGGCACTGGAGCAATACAAGGAGGACCTCACACAGATCATACCTGCTTATAG GCGTTATAAGTCTCACACAGTGTCTGTCGTCAAATGCCGAGGGGGTCTCCTGGCATCATGTGACCCCCCCAGCGAGGCGTCAGAGGAGGGCTCCATGACGGCActcactgtgacagacagagagacaggaaagagtGTGACCATCCCTCTATCCaccatggagacagagacag ggaaaagaagaagagtctCAGGGCCTGACAGCACCTCTGCAGCTGTGTCCTCCTCCATTAACCTGGACCTGATCACCTCAGATCAGTACGCCCAGGCATACCTGGACTGTTTGTTCTCAGGTAAAGGACCTGTGGCACAGCTGGAGAACTACTTTATCGAGGCTGGAGACAATCTGAGAGCGCTAAGAACTCAACCAGGACGGAAAACCAAGTCGGGGATGAGAGGTGGGACAGAACAAAGCGACGGAGTGCATCTTAAAGACCGCGCAGAGGGCATAAACGCAGCACAGGGAGTGGACGTGAGGAAAGATGAGAaacagggaaagagaggaagacgagaggaggcggaggaacacgagcagagagatgaaagcTTGAAACTGAGCATTGTGGAGACGCAGCAGGATGAGAGCCTCGATCACAGCCTTCACAGCGCAACAAGtacatga
- the LOC143327781 gene encoding uncharacterized protein LOC143327781 isoform X1, which yields MGQLFSSEEELSQVKDAIGSLLYDAMLEGGAVPDLEVVHPRFLANHDESSDSQARLQEQLQQLQGDIGKRAPTYLKDLIGRLSTFSDEPRLAGLVGLVVTMVMDMAYTSSKQSAGVKEKSAGSSSCQQRVWELQEVMEEYLKRCRINLNDKNKLIQDSVRLEAQLSLTLTQLKTCLLGGNCDSRSLRHWASGAAFNTQMLVHLAALEGKAEPLAARAALEQYKEDLTQIIPAYRRYKSHTVSVVKCRGGLLASCDPPSEASEEGSMTALTVTDRETGKSVTIPLSTMETETGKRRRVSGPDSTSAAVSSSINLDLITSDQYAQAYLDCLFSGKGPVAQLENYFIEAGDNLRALRTQPGRKTKSGMRGGTEQSDGVHLKDRAEGINAAQGVDVRKDEKQGKRGRREEAEEHEQRDESLKLSIVETQQDESLDHSLHSATST from the exons ATGGGccagctgttctcatcagaaGAAGAGCTTTCTCAAGTCAAGGATGCGATTGGCTCTCTCCTCTACGATGCCATGCTGGAAGGCGGCGCCGTACCTGACCTCGAAGTCGTCCACCCTCGCTTCCTCGCCAATCACGATGAGAGCTCCGACTCCCAGGCCCGCCTCCAGGAGCAACTGCAACAG CTGCAGGGCGACATCGGGAAAAGGGCGCCCACCTACCTGAAGGATCTGATTGGCCGACTGTCGACCTTCTCGGATGAGCCCCGCCTGGCCGGCCTGGTGGGATTAGTGGTTACCATGGTGATGGATATGGCCTACACATCATCAAAACAGTCAGCAGGTGTGAAAGAGAAGTCAGCGGGGTCATCATCGTGCCAG CAGAGGGTGtgggagctgcaggaggtgatggaggagtaCCTGAAGCGCTGCAGGATCAACCTGAACGACAAAAACAAGCTGATCCAGGACTCCGTCCGACTGGAGGCCCAGCTCAGCCTCACCCTCACTCAGCTGAAGACCTGTCTGCTCGGGGGAAACTGTGACTCCAG GTCTCTGAGGCACTGGGCCAGCGGAGCAGCGTTCAACACCCAGATGCTGGTTCACCTGGCCGCTCTTGAGGGGAAAGCTGAGCCCCTGGCTGCAAGGGCGGCACTGGAGCAATACAAGGAGGACCTCACACAGATCATACCTGCTTATAG GCGTTATAAGTCTCACACAGTGTCTGTCGTCAAATGCCGAGGGGGTCTCCTGGCATCATGTGACCCCCCCAGCGAGGCGTCAGAGGAGGGCTCCATGACGGCActcactgtgacagacagagagacaggaaagagtGTGACCATCCCTCTATCCaccatggagacagagacag ggaaaagaagaagagtctCAGGGCCTGACAGCACCTCTGCAGCTGTGTCCTCCTCCATTAACCTGGACCTGATCACCTCAGATCAGTACGCCCAGGCATACCTGGACTGTTTGTTCTCAGGTAAAGGACCTGTGGCACAGCTGGAGAACTACTTTATCGAGGCTGGAGACAATCTGAGAGCGCTAAGAACTCAACCAGGACGGAAAACCAAGTCGGGGATGAGAGGTGGGACAGAACAAAGCGACGGAGTGCATCTTAAAGACCGCGCAGAGGGCATAAACGCAGCACAGGGAGTGGACGTGAGGAAAGATGAGAaacagggaaagagaggaagacgagaggaggcggaggaacacgagcagagagatgaaagcTTGAAACTGAGCATTGTGGAGACGCAGCAGGATGAGAGCCTCGATCACAGCCTTCACAGCGCAACAAGtacatga